A window of the Brumimicrobium sp. genome harbors these coding sequences:
- a CDS encoding S9 family peptidase, protein MKKIIVSLGFVLIVLGNLFSQNAAKISSLTVEKIWREYQFFADGVDGFKSMKDGESFTRIVNDKEKQFIVRYSFKDVDKKGDTIIRVNDLKYKGIQLRLDDYEWNEDETKLLLTVEQTKRYRRSFYAVYFLYDLKTKQLSMLDEERFPQTLASYSPNGEKVAYIYKNNLYVKDIKNNKISQITTDGEENKVINGTTDWVYEEEFAYTKAYEWSPNSEYISFLRFDEGSVHEFTMTYYWDTELYPQPYTFKYPKAGEDNSKVTLHVSNINTLKTTQIQVGEYEYIPRIKFSTKENKFMALTLNRHQNHIQYFWIDVLKEGMPTQMVYEERDDAYLEIDDNLFFLKDGKHFIRTSEKDGFNHIYLIGIDGSSVQITKGNWDVIAFEGINEDKGLVYYTSAEEGAPYSAVYSIDLKGKNKKKVSACKGSNHATFSNGMKYFINSWSTINTPPIYSLYKADGTLIKELENNKELASRIEEYGFQPKKFIQIQGKDQLLNAWILYPKDFDSTKKYPVYFNIYGGPGSNTVEDAYDGGNGAFHQLLAQKGYIVMSVDPRGTLYRGAKFKKSTYLQLGKLETEDFVAVAQNVGKWNFVDKDRIGIMGWSYGGYMTSLAMTKGAPYFKMGIAVAPVTNWRYYDNIYTERFMRTPQENPDGYDDNSPINYTDLLEGDYLLIHGSGDDNVHVQNSMEMINSLVKANKQFDMFIYPNKNHGIYGGNTRNHLYNMMLAFILNHL, encoded by the coding sequence ATGAAAAAAATTATAGTATCTCTTGGATTTGTGCTAATTGTATTAGGAAATTTATTTTCTCAGAATGCCGCAAAGATTTCTTCACTAACTGTTGAAAAAATTTGGCGTGAATACCAATTTTTCGCTGATGGTGTGGATGGATTCAAGTCAATGAAAGACGGAGAGTCTTTTACACGCATTGTGAATGATAAGGAAAAACAGTTTATTGTACGTTATTCATTTAAAGATGTGGATAAGAAAGGTGATACAATAATTCGGGTGAATGACTTGAAATATAAAGGAATACAGTTGAGACTTGACGATTATGAATGGAATGAAGATGAAACTAAGTTGTTGTTGACTGTTGAGCAAACCAAACGCTACAGAAGAAGTTTTTATGCTGTTTATTTTTTATATGACCTAAAGACTAAACAGTTATCTATGTTGGATGAAGAGCGATTTCCACAAACTCTAGCTTCTTATTCTCCAAATGGTGAAAAGGTGGCATATATCTATAAGAATAATCTATATGTAAAAGATATTAAGAATAACAAGATAAGCCAAATTACTACAGATGGAGAAGAGAATAAAGTAATTAATGGAACAACCGATTGGGTGTATGAAGAAGAATTTGCTTATACAAAAGCCTATGAATGGTCGCCAAATAGTGAATATATCTCTTTTCTCCGCTTTGATGAAGGTAGCGTACATGAGTTTACTATGACCTATTATTGGGATACAGAATTATATCCGCAACCCTATACTTTCAAATACCCGAAAGCTGGAGAAGATAATTCCAAAGTTACGCTGCATGTATCCAATATTAACACCTTAAAAACAACACAAATCCAAGTGGGAGAGTACGAATATATACCACGAATTAAATTTTCTACGAAAGAAAACAAATTCATGGCCTTGACTTTAAATCGCCATCAGAATCATATACAATATTTCTGGATAGATGTTTTAAAAGAAGGAATGCCAACACAAATGGTTTATGAAGAAAGAGACGATGCTTATCTAGAAATCGATGATAATTTATTTTTCTTAAAAGATGGAAAGCATTTTATTCGTACGAGTGAAAAGGATGGATTTAATCATATATATTTAATAGGAATAGATGGAAGCAGTGTTCAGATAACCAAAGGAAATTGGGATGTAATTGCTTTTGAGGGAATTAATGAAGATAAAGGATTGGTTTATTATACTTCAGCTGAAGAAGGAGCGCCATACAGTGCTGTTTATTCAATTGATTTAAAAGGAAAAAATAAAAAGAAAGTGTCTGCATGCAAAGGAAGTAACCACGCAACTTTTTCCAATGGAATGAAATACTTTATCAATAGCTGGTCAACTATAAATACACCTCCGATTTATTCACTTTATAAGGCAGATGGTACATTAATTAAAGAGCTAGAAAATAATAAAGAATTAGCAAGCAGAATAGAGGAATATGGCTTTCAACCAAAGAAATTTATTCAAATTCAAGGGAAAGACCAGTTGTTAAATGCATGGATTCTATATCCAAAGGATTTTGATAGTACTAAAAAATACCCTGTTTACTTTAATATATATGGAGGTCCTGGCAGCAATACCGTGGAGGATGCTTATGATGGAGGGAATGGTGCATTTCATCAGTTACTAGCACAGAAAGGATATATTGTTATGAGCGTAGATCCAAGAGGAACCTTGTATAGAGGTGCTAAATTCAAAAAATCTACCTATTTACAGTTAGGGAAATTGGAAACAGAAGATTTTGTTGCGGTGGCGCAAAATGTTGGAAAATGGAATTTCGTGGATAAGGATAGAATCGGTATTATGGGTTGGAGTTATGGAGGGTATATGACTTCGCTTGCTATGACAAAAGGAGCGCCATATTTTAAGATGGGAATCGCCGTGGCACCTGTAACTAATTGGAGGTATTATGATAATATATATACAGAGCGGTTTATGCGTACTCCACAAGAAAATCCTGATGGATATGATGATAATTCTCCTATAAATTATACCGATTTGTTAGAGGGAGATTATTTATTAATTCACGGTTCAGGAGATGATAACGTTCATGTTCAAAATTCTATGGAAATGATTAATTCTCTTGTCAAAGCAAATAAACAGTTTGATATGTTTATCTATCCAAACAAAAATCATGGAATTTATGGAGGTAATACGCGCAATCATTTATATAATATGATGCTAGCATTTATTTTGAATCATTTGTAG
- a CDS encoding T9SS type A sorting domain-containing protein: MKRILLTISLFISAITNAQDCSELFISEYLEGLGNNKALEIYNPTDNTIDLSNYFVVRYDNGSSTPTVLNAVQLTGTIAPKDVHVGVIDKRDPNGVDQEAPIWEDLEAKADAFYCPDYNQSKAFYWNGNDAVVLFKGIIPPGTPLAMPITSLTNIQPIDIFGKIGENPGEPAQGGGWTYDGTPVASGGVVVSANHFLVRKPSVKKGVTLNPSTFKPNEEWDSLSYFVYVIDEFGDTVTNSQGNPARRINVDNLGLHTCDCGGPTSVSTETITDFSFEIYPNPVTSQQINLLSTNKVKEIIITDALGKLVKYIPNAKSVMTIDLNVNSGLYFISAKGGENQQYTKRFIVK; encoded by the coding sequence ATGAAAAGAATCTTACTTACAATTAGTCTATTTATTTCTGCAATTACAAACGCGCAGGATTGTTCAGAATTATTTATTTCAGAATACTTAGAAGGCCTAGGAAACAACAAAGCCTTAGAAATTTATAATCCAACAGATAACACGATTGACTTATCTAATTACTTTGTAGTTCGTTATGACAACGGTTCCTCTACCCCAACAGTATTAAATGCAGTTCAATTAACAGGAACTATTGCTCCAAAGGATGTTCACGTAGGCGTTATAGATAAAAGAGATCCAAACGGTGTTGACCAAGAAGCTCCAATTTGGGAAGATTTAGAAGCTAAAGCAGATGCTTTCTATTGTCCTGATTATAATCAAAGTAAGGCTTTTTATTGGAATGGTAATGATGCTGTTGTACTATTCAAAGGTATTATTCCTCCTGGAACTCCTTTAGCCATGCCTATTACATCTTTAACTAATATACAACCTATTGATATTTTTGGAAAAATTGGAGAAAATCCTGGAGAACCTGCTCAAGGAGGTGGATGGACCTACGATGGAACTCCTGTTGCTTCAGGTGGAGTAGTTGTTTCAGCAAATCATTTTTTAGTTAGAAAACCAAGTGTTAAGAAAGGTGTTACATTGAACCCAAGTACTTTTAAACCAAATGAAGAATGGGATTCACTTTCATACTTTGTATATGTTATAGATGAATTTGGAGATACTGTAACGAATAGTCAAGGAAATCCTGCCAGAAGAATCAATGTGGATAATTTAGGATTGCACACATGCGATTGTGGAGGTCCTACTTCAGTTTCTACTGAAACAATCACTGATTTTAGTTTTGAAATATATCCTAATCCTGTAACTTCTCAACAAATTAATCTTCTTTCAACAAATAAAGTTAAAGAAATCATCATTACAGATGCACTTGGGAAATTGGTAAAATATATTCCGAATGCTAAATCAGTCATGACAATTGATTTGAATGTAAATTCAGGATTGTATTTTATTTCTGCTAAAGGAGGTGAAAATCAACAATATACTAAGAGATTTATTGTAAAATAA
- a CDS encoding protein-L-isoaspartate(D-aspartate) O-methyltransferase has protein sequence MIDGYRQKGLRRQLIEELRNKGITNETILEAFDKVPRHFFLDTSFMNQAYSDMAFQIGAGQTISQPFTVAFQTQLLEVQKGHRILEIGTGSGFQTSILCAMGAKVISIERQKELFIKAKTVIAHLGYTPNLFYGDGYKGKETYAPFDGVLVTCGAPFIPEALKDQLKVGGKLVIPVGEGKVQVMMRLTKLGNDEWKEETFGNFSFVPMLTKTVK, from the coding sequence ATGATTGATGGGTACAGACAAAAAGGTTTAAGAAGGCAACTTATAGAAGAACTTCGAAATAAAGGAATTACTAATGAAACAATTCTAGAAGCTTTTGATAAAGTACCACGTCATTTTTTCCTGGACACCTCGTTTATGAATCAGGCGTATTCTGATATGGCTTTTCAGATTGGAGCAGGGCAAACAATTAGTCAACCTTTTACAGTAGCCTTCCAAACACAACTATTGGAAGTGCAGAAAGGGCATAGAATTCTTGAAATTGGCACGGGGAGCGGTTTCCAAACGTCTATTTTATGTGCTATGGGAGCTAAAGTTATCTCTATAGAAAGACAGAAAGAATTATTTATTAAAGCTAAAACAGTTATAGCTCATTTGGGGTACACACCTAATTTATTTTATGGTGATGGATATAAGGGAAAAGAAACGTATGCACCTTTTGATGGGGTGTTAGTAACCTGTGGAGCTCCTTTCATACCAGAGGCATTGAAAGATCAGCTGAAAGTAGGAGGGAAGTTGGTGATTCCTGTAGGTGAAGGTAAAGTACAAGTGATGATGCGTTTAACTAAATTGGGAAATGATGAATGGAAAGAAGAAACTTTTGGAAATTTCAGTTTTGTTCCCATGCTAACTAAGACTGTTAAATAA
- a CDS encoding endonuclease, protein MNKKILSLFVAFSTAFFAFSQATLPTSCDFTGSALPAVGWSSNLAEYYTGSGNPAPAFKFGVTGRYLLINVASAPGNVTFDLTGNSFGTGSFELQESVDGTTFTTVATYGNAELAGGSYFSNNKALDQNSRWIRFIYINKAGGNVGLDNVVINKVTVTQQQMAVMVDGAQSTNNASYIIGANVGSNNILPFDVKNDGSVNALTINSIAISGADASEFSLNNILSFPLTINASSTENIGIDFTPTSAGTKNAVVTITSDDIDFPVFTFNLIGYGDNLATEPTEQATSLSFSDIKTYRFKGNFIASPNTDGYLILRKKGSPITEVPVDGTTYNAGDVIGGAKVLKSTNNTTFYPNDIIAGTDYYFAVFSYNGLGSGRNYLTTSPLTGNITTLTDIIPASDYSGINTSSSTLVSDLHDIIAPHFQNYYSDYAAKMAEKFYGRDTINGKRVVTCTYTGNNYQYDYPFNFANSGMSREHTYANSWFPVTDNNANYYSDYHNLLLVNQNDANAIRSNYPFGEAVSDVIQSVGGSKFGKDANGNWVYEPRDNAKGAVARAIFYMAVRYTENGQNWKLPNYISASIAYGQEQTILKQWNINFPPSNFEIARNDYIDSLQNNRNPFIDHPEYACFIDFSDMNHFIDGCGSLSITKEQLEQAFIVYPNPASETIYIAVDGAQLVSYRIVDMEGRIVKEEATNHVIAKEISISDLNKGMYFIQATTEYGEVSKKIVIE, encoded by the coding sequence ATGAACAAGAAAATCCTTTCTTTATTTGTTGCGTTTTCTACTGCATTCTTTGCATTCTCACAAGCAACTTTACCAACATCTTGTGATTTCACAGGATCTGCACTTCCAGCTGTTGGATGGTCTAGTAATTTAGCCGAATACTATACAGGATCTGGAAACCCTGCACCTGCTTTTAAGTTTGGTGTTACAGGAAGATATCTTCTAATAAACGTAGCTAGTGCACCTGGCAATGTTACTTTTGATTTAACCGGAAACAGTTTTGGAACAGGTTCTTTTGAACTTCAGGAGTCTGTAGATGGAACAACATTTACAACTGTAGCTACTTATGGAAATGCTGAACTTGCCGGAGGAAGTTATTTTTCAAATAATAAAGCATTGGATCAAAACTCTAGATGGATACGTTTTATCTACATAAATAAAGCAGGTGGAAATGTCGGTTTAGATAATGTTGTAATCAATAAAGTTACTGTAACACAGCAGCAAATGGCTGTTATGGTAGATGGCGCTCAATCTACAAATAATGCTTCTTATATCATTGGAGCAAACGTTGGTTCCAATAATATCCTCCCATTTGACGTGAAAAATGATGGATCTGTAAATGCTTTAACTATTAATAGTATCGCCATTTCTGGAGCAGATGCTAGTGAGTTTTCATTAAATAATATTCTAAGTTTTCCGCTTACCATCAATGCATCAAGCACAGAAAATATTGGGATTGACTTCACTCCTACTTCTGCTGGAACTAAAAATGCAGTTGTAACAATCACTTCAGACGACATAGATTTTCCAGTATTTACATTTAATCTAATTGGATACGGAGATAACTTGGCAACAGAACCAACAGAACAAGCAACATCTCTCTCTTTTTCTGATATTAAAACTTACCGTTTTAAAGGAAACTTTATCGCTTCTCCTAATACAGATGGATACCTTATTCTAAGAAAAAAAGGAAGTCCTATTACAGAAGTTCCTGTGGATGGTACAACATATAATGCTGGAGATGTTATTGGAGGAGCAAAAGTGCTGAAATCTACGAATAATACAACATTCTATCCCAATGATATCATAGCTGGTACTGATTACTATTTTGCTGTATTTTCTTATAATGGACTTGGTAGTGGAAGAAATTATTTAACTACTTCTCCTTTAACAGGAAATATCACCACACTTACAGATATTATTCCTGCTTCTGATTATTCAGGAATTAATACATCCTCTTCCACTCTTGTTTCAGATTTACACGACATTATTGCCCCTCATTTTCAAAACTATTATAGTGATTATGCAGCAAAAATGGCAGAGAAATTCTATGGAAGAGATACAATTAATGGAAAGAGAGTAGTTACTTGTACTTATACTGGAAATAACTACCAGTATGATTATCCATTTAATTTTGCTAACTCTGGAATGTCACGTGAACACACCTATGCAAATTCATGGTTTCCTGTGACTGATAATAATGCAAACTATTACAGTGATTACCACAACCTACTATTGGTAAACCAAAATGATGCAAATGCTATCCGTTCTAACTATCCATTTGGAGAAGCAGTAAGTGATGTTATCCAATCTGTTGGGGGATCAAAATTTGGAAAAGATGCAAATGGAAATTGGGTGTATGAACCTAGAGATAATGCCAAAGGAGCTGTTGCTAGAGCCATCTTCTATATGGCCGTTCGTTATACAGAAAATGGACAAAACTGGAAGTTACCTAACTATATTTCAGCATCAATTGCTTATGGTCAAGAGCAAACTATTTTAAAACAATGGAACATTAATTTCCCACCATCTAATTTTGAAATTGCACGAAATGATTATATCGACTCTCTTCAAAACAATAGAAATCCATTTATCGATCATCCAGAATATGCTTGTTTCATAGATTTTTCAGATATGAATCATTTTATTGATGGATGTGGCTCACTTTCAATAACAAAAGAACAATTGGAGCAAGCTTTTATCGTATATCCGAATCCTGCTTCAGAAACTATATATATTGCTGTAGATGGCGCACAACTAGTTAGTTACAGAATAGTAGATATGGAAGGAAGAATAGTGAAAGAAGAAGCTACTAATCATGTTATTGCAAAAGAAATATCTATTTCAGATTTGAATAAAGGCATGTATTTTATTCAAGCAACAACTGAATATGGAGAAGTTTCTAAAAAAATAGTTATAGAATAA
- a CDS encoding IS4 family transposase, translated as MGLFRRNKNNNKPVIRQIIDLIPQHLLARVIQQHNSDKGCHKYKTYDQLVANLFGQLSRCSTLEDISVGIGVSKTFIRDLDLKQSPAKSTMSDGNKKRSHKVFESLYMSLLSYYGNLLKRHTHRKVVEEVKNQTILLRDSSTVSVCLGLFDWAKFRTAKGGIKIHTQWDEAMMMPNLVNITNASIHDRKGFEEIVFPKDTIIVEDKGYWDFNIIKARVLSQNVFVTRIKENTVYEVAEELDLPENEDQHILIDEIIYLTGQKAKEVGINQMKFRKVVAYHEEKNTTIEIITNNLSWKASTIAELYRRRWDIETFFKLLKQNLNVKTFIGTSENAVKSQIFIALITYLLLELLRRVGVSGKTAFSNFVEKIRICLPFYLSLDYVINTIRPIVQKAEKPPPEDDLWTTVQLQMF; from the coding sequence ATGGGACTGTTTCGTAGGAACAAAAATAACAATAAGCCTGTAATTCGTCAAATTATTGACTTAATTCCTCAACATTTATTAGCAAGAGTTATTCAACAGCATAATTCTGACAAGGGATGCCATAAATACAAGACTTATGACCAACTTGTTGCAAATTTGTTCGGACAGCTGTCTCGATGTAGTACTTTAGAGGATATTTCTGTTGGTATTGGTGTGTCGAAAACCTTTATTCGGGACTTAGACTTAAAACAAAGTCCTGCAAAATCAACGATGAGTGATGGGAATAAAAAACGTAGCCACAAAGTCTTTGAGAGTCTGTATATGAGTTTGTTAAGCTACTACGGTAATTTATTGAAAAGACATACTCATCGAAAAGTAGTAGAAGAAGTTAAAAATCAAACTATTCTTCTTCGTGATAGCAGTACAGTTAGCGTGTGTCTAGGGCTTTTTGATTGGGCAAAGTTTCGGACAGCAAAAGGAGGAATTAAAATCCATACGCAATGGGATGAGGCGATGATGATGCCTAACCTTGTGAATATCACTAATGCATCTATTCATGACAGAAAAGGATTTGAAGAAATTGTTTTCCCAAAGGATACGATTATTGTTGAAGATAAAGGATATTGGGATTTTAACATCATTAAAGCTAGGGTGTTGTCCCAAAATGTTTTTGTTACAAGAATAAAAGAAAACACTGTTTATGAAGTAGCTGAAGAATTAGATCTTCCAGAAAATGAGGATCAACATATTTTAATAGACGAGATTATTTATTTGACAGGACAAAAAGCAAAAGAAGTTGGGATAAATCAAATGAAATTCAGAAAGGTTGTAGCCTACCATGAAGAGAAAAATACAACGATAGAAATTATAACTAATAATCTTTCTTGGAAAGCTTCAACAATTGCAGAACTATACAGAAGGCGTTGGGATATAGAAACTTTCTTCAAGCTTTTAAAACAAAATCTCAATGTCAAAACTTTTATAGGAACTTCTGAAAATGCAGTAAAATCACAAATATTTATTGCATTAATTACCTATTTACTACTTGAACTTTTACGAAGAGTTGGGGTGTCAGGGAAAACGGCTTTTTCAAACTTTGTAGAAAAAATAAGAATTTGTCTGCCATTCTATCTTTCCTTAGATTATGTTATAAATACTATCCGACCGATTGTCCAAAAAGCAGAGAAACCTCCTCCAGAAGATGATTTGTGGACAACGGTACAACTCCAAATGTTTTAA
- a CDS encoding TonB-dependent receptor gives MKHLLSVLFFIPLLVFSQVGQVNITVYDGNSTETIPFASVRMGDFRGLTDDFGKISFSDVPYGKYTLIATMLDSVSIQIDVKQPILQIETRIKSPIELEEVKVTGSFIRDERKTPISVTKIEPQKIQEELASRDIPMLLNATPGVYATQQGGGEGDARVSVRGFSQRNVGVLIDGVPVNDMENGAVYWSNWFGLDVITGGIQVQRGLGATKISMPSVGGTINILTQGITSKMKVFAKQEYGSGNLLRTSVGYNSGLLKGGWGITLAASFKKSDGTILGTPSLGGFYYAKIQKRLGNHLLSFSVFGAPQKHAQRAYNQKIQYWDSTAAINMGATITSASSYDNGYDFNEHWGYINKDYKSKNVFQVGGKSIYAERLNYFLKNQLTLKDFWVINEKLSMSNIVYASIGKGGGTKLLKFSSAAKDENGQVDWNAVIKNNQEIDFFGQVQPTVDPNYSPTLLKASNVMTSSVNNHYWVGYLGQFDYEITKNWNFAAGLDYRFYRGEHYREITDLLGGDYFINNADKNSKDPMKKVGDKIAEQPYEAHRYGYVQWAGMFAQAEFSNARWSAFINVTGNVNGYSGVDFFRARSIQIDDTTLYIGAFDTITYNGEDYTTDSKGVDYDKTGYKWIPGGTVKIGANYIIAEHSNVFLNLGYLSRNPMYSNVIDNTYNHFFNEIKNEIIQAVEVGYNFRLKKVAFSVNGYFTNWKNKPFPNGLAVPNPDDPMETIRVNIQGMDAIHMGIEFDGVWKIIKQLSLEASISYGDWTWNSSKTIVLPAYNKEISFDAKGVHVGDAPQSMYMAGIRIDPIKHLYFKIQYQYFDRFYSDFNPFILKGQYARHESWKAPSYGLLNIYGGYKFIFGQKTKYALTLNASVINTIGTRYISDAVLSNTYGPGFDINSVGVMYGPGLKFNVGLSFDF, from the coding sequence ATGAAACACCTTTTATCTGTCTTATTTTTTATTCCTCTTCTTGTATTTTCACAAGTTGGACAAGTAAATATTACTGTTTACGATGGAAATAGTACAGAAACCATTCCTTTTGCTAGCGTCAGAATGGGGGATTTTAGGGGACTAACCGATGATTTTGGAAAGATTAGTTTCTCTGACGTTCCCTATGGAAAGTACACACTGATAGCTACAATGCTTGATTCAGTTTCTATCCAAATAGATGTAAAGCAACCCATTTTACAAATAGAAACACGAATAAAATCTCCCATCGAATTGGAAGAGGTTAAGGTAACTGGTTCTTTTATTCGAGATGAACGCAAAACCCCTATTTCTGTAACTAAAATTGAACCTCAGAAAATTCAAGAAGAATTAGCATCCCGTGATATACCAATGTTGTTAAACGCTACTCCTGGGGTATATGCAACACAACAAGGAGGCGGTGAGGGTGATGCTCGTGTTTCTGTGAGGGGATTTTCTCAAAGGAATGTAGGTGTGCTAATAGATGGTGTTCCTGTAAACGATATGGAGAATGGAGCTGTCTATTGGTCAAATTGGTTCGGTTTAGACGTTATTACCGGTGGAATTCAAGTGCAGAGAGGATTAGGAGCTACTAAAATATCCATGCCATCTGTAGGAGGAACAATTAATATCTTAACCCAAGGAATTACTTCCAAGATGAAGGTTTTTGCCAAACAAGAATATGGCTCTGGTAATTTGCTAAGAACTAGTGTAGGTTATAACTCTGGCTTATTAAAAGGTGGATGGGGAATCACCTTGGCTGCATCGTTTAAGAAATCTGATGGAACAATACTAGGAACTCCTTCATTAGGTGGATTTTACTATGCTAAGATACAAAAGAGATTAGGAAACCACTTACTTTCTTTTTCAGTTTTTGGGGCTCCTCAAAAGCACGCACAACGAGCATATAATCAAAAGATACAGTATTGGGACTCAACAGCAGCTATTAATATGGGGGCCACTATCACTTCTGCTTCATCGTATGATAATGGCTATGATTTTAATGAACATTGGGGTTATATTAATAAGGATTATAAAAGTAAAAACGTCTTTCAAGTAGGTGGTAAATCTATTTATGCCGAACGTTTAAACTATTTCTTAAAGAACCAATTAACCTTAAAAGATTTCTGGGTAATTAATGAAAAACTAAGCATGTCCAATATCGTATATGCTTCTATAGGGAAAGGAGGTGGAACAAAATTATTGAAATTCAGTTCAGCCGCAAAAGATGAGAATGGACAAGTTGATTGGAACGCGGTTATAAAGAACAACCAAGAAATTGATTTCTTTGGCCAAGTTCAACCTACCGTTGATCCAAACTATTCTCCTACCCTTTTAAAGGCATCTAATGTCATGACCTCCTCCGTAAACAATCACTATTGGGTGGGATATTTAGGGCAATTTGATTATGAGATTACTAAAAATTGGAATTTTGCTGCTGGTTTAGATTATCGTTTTTATCGCGGAGAACATTATCGAGAAATTACTGACTTGTTAGGAGGAGATTATTTCATCAATAATGCAGATAAAAATAGTAAAGATCCTATGAAAAAGGTTGGAGACAAAATTGCTGAGCAACCTTATGAAGCACACCGTTATGGATATGTACAATGGGCAGGGATGTTTGCCCAAGCTGAATTTTCCAATGCAAGGTGGTCCGCCTTTATTAATGTTACAGGAAATGTAAATGGCTATTCAGGAGTTGATTTTTTTAGAGCGCGTTCTATCCAAATAGACGATACCACACTTTATATTGGGGCTTTTGATACAATTACATATAATGGAGAAGATTACACCACCGATTCTAAAGGAGTGGATTATGACAAAACAGGATATAAATGGATTCCTGGTGGAACTGTAAAAATAGGTGCTAATTACATCATTGCAGAACATTCTAACGTATTTTTAAACCTAGGGTATCTTTCAAGAAACCCTATGTATTCAAATGTAATTGACAATACATACAACCATTTCTTTAATGAAATCAAAAATGAAATCATTCAGGCTGTAGAAGTGGGATATAATTTTAGACTTAAGAAAGTAGCATTTTCTGTAAATGGATACTTTACTAATTGGAAAAACAAACCTTTCCCTAATGGATTAGCTGTTCCAAATCCAGATGATCCGATGGAGACAATCCGTGTAAACATTCAAGGTATGGATGCTATTCACATGGGAATTGAATTTGACGGTGTTTGGAAAATTATTAAACAATTGAGTCTCGAAGCTTCAATTTCTTACGGAGATTGGACTTGGAATTCATCCAAAACTATAGTTCTTCCTGCCTATAATAAAGAAATATCTTTCGACGCTAAAGGAGTCCACGTTGGAGATGCGCCACAATCCATGTATATGGCTGGTATACGTATAGATCCTATTAAACATTTATATTTTAAAATACAATACCAATATTTTGATAGATTCTACTCTGACTTTAATCCATTTATTTTAAAAGGGCAATATGCACGTCATGAATCGTGGAAGGCTCCAAGCTATGGACTTCTCAATATATATGGTGGATATAAATTTATTTTCGGTCAAAAGACCAAATATGCATTAACACTTAACGCAAGTGTAATTAATACAATTGGTACCCGTTATATTTCGGATGCCGTTTTATCGAATACGTATGGTCCTGGATTTGACATCAACTCCGTTGGTGTGATGTATGGCCCCGGACTCAAGTTTAACGTAGGTTTAAGTTTTGATTTTTAA